The genomic segment GACTCCGAAGGATTTTCGGTTGACCGGTTCTCGCAGATTGCAGGGGATGACACGCCTGAACTTCTGAAACGAATCTACGTGCTTGAGCCGATAACATTCGCCGAGCAGGGGTCGATGATTGCGAGTGCTGAGTCGCTTCTGCGTGCAAAAAAAGCGGATCTTTTAGTGGTGGACTCGGCGACTGCTCTCTACCGTGTGGAGCAGATGGAAACCAAGGAGGCGCTTTCGATGCTTTCTCATCAGATGATGGTGCTGCTTGCGCTCGCGAAGCGGTTCTCGGTTCCTGCTCTCATCACGAATCAGGTGTTTATGGATGTGGAAAAAAGCAGGCTCAGCGGTCTTGGGGGAACGGCTCTTGCCCATATCTCAAAAGCGATTATTCGTGTGGATAAGCGCGAAGGTTTCCGCCGCGCAGTGATAACCAAGCACCGTTCACGACCGGAGGGTGAGTACTGGGACTTTGTGATTACGGGTTTTGGTGTTTCGGACCGGTAATTTTTTTATGGAATTTACTAATCTGAAACGCGAATAGCGCGAATTGCATGCCTTCGGCATGCCGCGAATAAAAAAATCGCCAATGGCGATTTTTAGAGAAATAGTTAGTTGCTTATTTTTAGGTAGAAGCATCCCAAGAGAGGCACAAATCTTTATTTTTGAAAAATCGCCATTGGCGATTTTTTATTCGCGTTATTCGCGTTTTTTTTAACATAAGCCCAAAGGCATGCGATTTGCGTTTTGAAATTTAATCTCCGCGTAGTTCTATTCCATCTCGCAGCCGCCAACCAGTCCTCTGACAATTCTTACCGTATCACAGATGTCGTCGATCACGTAATCTGCGGTTTCATATAATATTTCAGGACGTTTTCCTTCCTGCTGAACGGTGAGGACGGCGATGTCTGCTGACTTCATGGCAGAGAGGTCGTTGATTCCGTCTCCGGTCATCACCACCACATTGTACTCGGCTTTGAGATTTTGCACAATCTGCGCCTTGGTGACCGGTGTTGCAACACCGTGCACGCGGTTTCTGGGAATGCCGATCTGATCTGCGATCATTTCGAGTTTCGCGGTCCGGTCGCCTGAAGCGATGAAGACGGCGACTCCCATTCCATGCAGAGTTGCCACCATCTCGCGGACGCCGGGAAACGGGTATCCTGCGGCTGCTATGGTGAACTCAATTTTTTCCGTGCGGAGATTTACAATCGCCCCTGCATTGAGCGCGAAGTTCTCGCTCTGTTTTGAGACCGTCATCCAGCAGTCGCGGATGACCTTCTGCATGTCAGCAATTCTCGCTTCGGTGTCCTGATAGAGGATGCTTCCGACAGCATCTGATACGATCACCTGCCTGCCGCAGCTGATGCCAAATCCGGTTTTTGTTTCGGTGAGATACTCAGAGAGCAGTCCGTCAGGATCAGCCTGCATAATCTCCCGCGAGTGCAGGTTCAGCAGAACTAAAATCCGGTCAGGGTCCTGAAAGGTCAGGGTTGTTGTCTCAACGCAGGTATCCGGCACCTGATGATCCGAAACCGAGAGCACGCTCCGCACAGTTCTGAGGAGTGTTCCCGCGCTGTCAAAAACCGCTGCCACTGTCATCTTGATTCTTATTCTGTTTCTAAGATCAATAATTCTTTCTTTGTTTTGGCGGGTGGTTTTTCTGATGGGAGTTACGCGGTGATGAGTTTCATTGTTTGGGATTTTTCTGTTCTTGACCTCACTTGGAGTAACCACGGAATGCACTGAGCACACAGAGCTTCACGGAAAATTTTCATAAAATGCACGGAGAACGCCTGCGGCGCCGGAATGCACGGAATATATTTTTCATATTTTGAGAGAGTAAAAGAGAATAAATTGTCTTGGAAATCTTTCCGTGCATTCC from the Methanorbis rubei genome contains:
- a CDS encoding HAD family hydrolase, with the protein product MTVAAVFDSAGTLLRTVRSVLSVSDHQVPDTCVETTTLTFQDPDRILVLLNLHSREIMQADPDGLLSEYLTETKTGFGISCGRQVIVSDAVGSILYQDTEARIADMQKVIRDCWMTVSKQSENFALNAGAIVNLRTEKIEFTIAAAGYPFPGVREMVATLHGMGVAVFIASGDRTAKLEMIADQIGIPRNRVHGVATPVTKAQIVQNLKAEYNVVVMTGDGINDLSAMKSADIAVLTVQQEGKRPEILYETADYVIDDICDTVRIVRGLVGGCEME
- the radB gene encoding DNA repair and recombination protein RadB, whose amino-acid sequence is MEEKIIQKVSTSVAGFDRLLGGGLEPQMITQFVGEAGSGKSTLCMVAAVSVLRQGGGVVYVDSEGFSVDRFSQIAGDDTPELLKRIYVLEPITFAEQGSMIASAESLLRAKKADLLVVDSATALYRVEQMETKEALSMLSHQMMVLLALAKRFSVPALITNQVFMDVEKSRLSGLGGTALAHISKAIIRVDKREGFRRAVITKHRSRPEGEYWDFVITGFGVSDR